The genomic region ATCCACCCGAAGGTCATCTCCTCCGAACACCAAGTCGACGGGATCGTGTCATTGGTTCACGAGAAGGTCGTCGTCTTCAAGCTTAACGGCGACTACCGGGACCCATCCATCCGAAACACCGCCGGCGAGTTGAGCAAGTATGACCCAGAAACCACACTATTTCTGAACCACATCTGCGAGTCTTACGGCCTCGTCGTGTGCGGGTGGTCGGGAGAATGGGATCTCGCTCTTCGCGTGGCTTTGGAGGCGACCAAGGCGAGGCGATTCTCGATGTTCTGGGCGAGTCGTCGCGAACCAGTGGGCCACGCCCTTTCTCTCGTGCGCACGCGAGAAGCGGAAGTCGTTCTGGGGATGGATGCCGACACGTTCTTTGATGACCTAGCCGGCAAGGTCCTCTCGCTTCAGGAAGCAGCCACCGCACATCCGAGGTCGCTTCAGATTCTTGCAGCGGAGTCCCGCCGACTCGTCCGCGTCGGGGAGGACGTGCCCCAGCTTCAGAGAACTGTACAGGCGGTTGTCGAGCGAGCCAGGGCGGCACTGGTCGAAGCGGTCCGCGTCGAGGCGCCCAAGCCTCTGCCCGCGACCGCGGACTGGATCAACTTTTCGAATCGCCAGTTGGGCGAGGTATACGCGGTGTGTATGCCGGCGGCGCGCTGGGCCGTCGGAAGGCAAGTTCCGATCCTACAGGAGGTTGTCCAGCGACTACATGAAGGCCCTGCGGTTCCGTCGAATCACGTCGTGCCTGAGGAATCGTACTGGGCAGTGCCGTCGTTTCTGGCGTTTCATATGATCGGCGCGACGATGGCGGCAGGTCGTAACTGGCCGGCGCTGTTTGAGTTTGTCGCCGGGGCGCGGGTCAAAACCAGGAATGGCTTCTCGCCGTACGTAGTCGGTCTGGATTGGGGACACGTTCAGAATCATTTCGCTGAAGCGTTCGGCTCCAGCGGGCGTGGGCCGGCCGCGAGCCGATGGCTCTTCGATCAATGGAATGCCGTTGGCACTGGCGAGGTGCCGAGCGTCCAAGATCGCGACGAAGCCTTCCTTCGGTTTGAGCTGGCTATCGCGATCACGCACCGCGCTTTGACGGTGCCACCATCGGGCATGAACGATCGGAAGGGTGTGTACATCCGCGACGATACGCCCCCTTGGATGCTGTCAGGACTCTACAATTGGAGAGCATCGTGGGGGGGAGGTGAGCGACAATTTGTGGACGAGCTACAGGAAGACCAGAGGTTCACCCTTGCCCTCCAGGAGTTCGTTTCGTCCCTGAGAGAGCCGGTGAGCGTGCAGTCGCTCTACGACTACCTTCAGTCTTGGCTTCAGCGCACCCGGCAGGGAGCTGGATGACTGAGCCTGCCTCCACCAGGTGTTGCTGAATCCCGCCCGAAAACGCGGCATATTCAGTGACCACACCCAAGCCCTCAGCCGTCCCGAAGGCTGACGGCCCTCGCCGCTGACGCCCCTCTCGCGACAGCGTTTCCCCAGTCCCTACAACTGCGCCACCGCTGCGCACCCACCCCACCGTGAAACTCCACATCCACGTGCTCGCCATCCCTCCGCCCGGCCACCCCGACAGCACACCCGACCCGCCGAACGTCTTCCACTACACGACCGGTCAGAAGCTCGACCTCATCCTCCGCTCCGGCGCCATCCTTCCCACCGCCGCCCGCGTACCCGGCAACGAAAAGCCCGTCGCATGGTTCTCCACCAGCCCTGCGTGGGAGCCTACGGCGACCAAGTGCCCCATCCCCGGCAAACTCGGCCAACTGATCACGGCCAAGGCCCAGAACGGCTTGGTCCGCATCACAGTGCCCGGTACCTGTGCTCCCTACATCTTCCCGCAGCTCCCCCTTATCGCCGGCACCAAGCCCAGCGTCTGCTTTGGCCTGCTCGTCGCCGGCCTCGAACTCGGCTCTGACCCCGACACCTGGCGATTCACCCCGCATCCCGTCCCGACGGCTCTTTTCCGGGAAGTCGAGTTCTTTGACTTCGCGAGCGACCGCTGGCTGGCCGTGGATCTCGCCGAGCTTTCCTGCCGCAACTGACCAACCTGTTTCATTCACCCCCGAGGCCTCCCCCCCTCATGACCACCACTGTTCTCGTTTCCCTGCTCGCCGCCGGGCTGGCCCTTGCGCTGGCCCGGGAGAACCGGGTTCGCCGGGCTTTCCAAGACCTGGTGCTCCGGCTCCGAGCCAAACTCCGGCAGCAGCCCCAGCAACCCTTTCCCACTCACCGCCGGAGGCGCCCATGACGTTCTCAGCAATTCTCACAACCCTGCTCGGCTGGGCCATCTGGCTCGTCAGGTCACTGCTCCTTGCGGGGCGGCCCCTGGTGACGACCATCCTTTCGATCTTCTCCCCCGCATGGCTCCTGGCGGCGCTGGGGCTCGTCTCGATGGTCCTGGCGGGGCCGGCCAAGGCGGGCTGGTTCTGGGGTCCCGATCCCAAGGTCGAGGCTGCCAATCGTGCGCTCCAGCAGGCCGCCCAGATCGCCACCGAGGCAGCCAGGACCCAAGCCAGCCAGCAGGGACAGCTCCTGGCGGCCGTGGAGGCTCTCTCCAACGAGCGCACACAGCTCGCTGGGCACCTGACGCACCTGGGCGAAATGGCTGCCCGGGACTCCGCCTGGGCCGCTGCGCTACAGGCAGCCGGGCCGGTACTCGTCACGGTGGCGGTGCTGGCCCTGGGCTGCATGGCCATCTGGCTGGTCACGCGCAGCAGCGACCAGGACGCCCGACTGGCCAGCGTGCTCGTGGATGAGATCGCCGGGATGGGCCCGGGAGTTTTCGGGCAGGCAGCGCACGACACGGCGCTCGAGGAGAAGCCAGCCGTTCACGTCACCAGCCTCGAACACAACCAGGTGGTATCCCCCCAACCAGAACCCCAGGAGATGCCCTTCTAACCATGTCCCACATCGTCGAGATCAAGACGGAGGTACGCGACGAGGTAGCCGTGAAAGCCGCCTGCGTCCGCCTCCAGATTCCCACCCCCGAACACAAGACTGTGAGGCTGTTCAACGCGACGGCTACTGGGTTGTGCGTCCAGCTCCAGGGCTGGTCGTACCCAGTGGTGGCCAATCTCGCGACCGGCCAACTCCAGTACGACAACTACCAAGGCCACTGGGGCGAGCAGAAGCACCTGAATTCGTTTCTGCAGGGCTACGCCGTCGAGAAGGCCAAGGTCGAGGCCCGGAAGAAGGGCCACTCGGTCACGGAAACCAGCCTGCAGGACGGCTCGATCAAGGTCACCGTGCGCGTGGGAGGTGCCGCCTGATGAGCACGCCCACCACCACGCCCCCCAAGACCATCGAGGTCACCGTCAGCCCCGAAGGCGCCGTGAGCATCAAGACCGCGGGCTTCGCGGGCTCTTCGTGCAGGGACGCCACCCGGGACCTCGAGCGGGCCCTGGGAGCCTCTGGAATTGAGCACCTGCTGCCGGAGTATTTCCAGCGGGCGAGCACCGGCCAGCAGCTTCAGCAGGGCTCATAGCGCTGATAGCAAGGAAAAACCTGCACGCCCCAAACGTGCGGGCCGGGGCTGGGCGGTGGCGCTGAATTCTGCGCCGCCGTCCAGCCTGTCGGCCGCTCTGTACCAGCACCCCAACCCCGGGAGCCAACCATGGCCAAAGCCAAGCACACCGAGCCCGAGCCCGTCCCCGACCCGTCCGTCCAAGAACTCCTCGCTGGTTACTTCCGGGCTGAAGAAGCCCGGCTCGAGACAGCGAAGGCGAAGCTCAAGCGTGAGATCATCCCCCGCCTCAAGAAGTGGGGCGTCGCCAAGGTGAAGTGTGAGTATTCGGGCTACGGCGACTCCGGCTGCATCAACCACATCGCCTACCTGGACGCCCACGACCAGCCCGTGAACATGGACCTGGTCCGGTCAGCCAGCGATCCCGAGATCGAACGAGTGCTCTACCAATTCCTTCCCGACGGCTTCGAGATCAACGAGGGTGGCCAGGGTGATGTCACGATCGACGTCGCGGCTGGCACCGTGAAGCTCGAGCACCAGGAGAACTACACCGAGACCCGTGACAACACCCGGGAGTTCGACCTGTAATGGCGCACCCCTACCACCATGCCGAAAGCTCCGCCAAGAAGTTCGGCGGCATTCTCGAGGAGTACCTGAGGTTCCACGAGTTTCTGGACCGCTCCAAGAGCCACATGGCCGACTTCCGGCACCGGGCCCTGAGGCACCATTCCGAGGGCATTTTCCTGCTGGAGGAGTTCTTCGGGACCACGACCGTGCTCTCGACCGGCAGGGTGCTTCCCGTGCGATTCATCGGCGAGCAGCACGTCCTCGAAGACCTGGGCAGGATCCCCACGGTCCAGGACTGGCTGGGACGCATTCAGCCCGAGAGCTGGATGCTGGGACGGGGGCAGAAGCTGGCCGAATCGCTCGACTAGTTCAGCGCGTTCGCTGCCGCTCCGCTTCGATGAATCGACTCCATTGCTCAGGCGTATCGAAAGCCAGGGGCGAATGCTTGGTGAAGTACCAACTGTTGCTCTTGGCGTTCTCCCGAAGCCACGCAACAGCCTCTTGCCACCGGTGCGTGAATCGCTGGACGAACGCTCTCGCCAGCAGATTGCCCGCAGCGACTGACCCGCCGCCCAACCCCATTTGCTCCTCAAGCGTGACCAAACCGCGAAGGAGGTCCCAGCAATCGGCTTCTGGTTGCGCAGCTACAAGTTTCTCCCATTCAGCCGCCCCAAGGTGGCCAATCTCGGCCATTCCATCCAGCCGGGCTCGCAGCTCATCCGTAAGGCCATGCCGCCCGACGTCCTTGACGTCATCAAAGGCTGGTCGCCACTCACTTTTCACGGACGCACCCCACGTTCTTGTGTTGAATCTCGAAGCCGCTAACAGGATACCCATGCCAAAGACCACCCGCACCACAACTCGACAGCCTCCGACAGCCCCACACTCCACCCTCACCACCCACCTCCGCGAACTCGTCTCCGCCTGCTTCACCGGCTTGTGGGTCCAGACAAACGAGCCCACCGAAGCCACCCGCGATCTGACCAGCCTGTGCCGTGACGAGGGCTGGCGGCTCGGCGTCTGGGACTGCGACCGGGGCATGACATTTCCGCTGGAGCCGATCCAGATGCCCGGGGTGAGCGACGCCCAGGATCCCCTCGCCGTCATCCGGGCACTGCCGCAGGTCGCCAACGGGTCCGGGACGACGCTCGTGGTCTTCGAGAGCCTGCATAGGTTCCTGGGAGCCACCGAGATCGTCCAGGCCCTCGCCCGACAGATCCACGCGGGCAAGAACAATCGATGCTTCGTGATCGTGCTCGCGCCAGTCGTCCAGATACCGCCGGAGCTGGACAAGCTCTTCACCGTCGTCGATCACGATCTGCCTGGCCGCGCTCAGCTCGAGGAGATCGCCCGCGGAGTGGCCACCCAGGACGGCGAGCTTCCTGAGGGCGATGAACTGTCCCGCGTCATCGAAGCCGCCGCCGGCCTCACCGCCAGCGAGGCCGAGAACGCCTTCAGCCTGGCCCTCGTACGGCACGGGAAGCTGGAGCCCGAGACGCTGTGGGAACTGAAGAGCCAGCAGCTCAAGAAGTCGGGGCTTGTCTCCCTTCACAGGGGCACCGAGTCATTCGACCAGCTCGGTGGCCTCGACAACCTCAAGGCATTCTGTCTGCGGGCCATGAGGCGACAGGGCGAAGGCACCGTCAGCAACCGACCCCGTGGTGTTCTGCTTCTCTCTCCTCCCGGCTGCGGCAAAAGCCAGTTCGCGAAGGCCCTCGGCAACGAAACCGGCAGGCCGACTGTGGTGCTCGATGTCGGCGCGCTACTCGGCTCGCTCGTCGGCCAGTCGGAGAGCAACGTCCGGGCGGCACTGAAGTTGGCCGATGCGATGGCTCCGTGCGTTGTCTTTTGCGATGAACTGGAAAAAGCGCTCGCGGGTTCTAGTTCATCGGGCCAGACAGACTCCGGTGTCACAGCCCGCGTGTTCGGCTCGCTGCTCACGTGGCTGAACGACCACGAGAGCGACGTCTTCTTCGTCGGCACCTGCAACGACGCCTCGAAGTTGCCGCCCGAGTTCGCCCGTGCAGAGCGTTTCGACGGCGTGTTCTTCGTGGACTTGCCGGGCCGTGACCAGAAGGACGCGATCTGGGGCATCTACACGCGGCACTACGGTCTGACCGCGAACTGCTCTCGGCCGGATGACACCAACTGGACCGGGGCCGAGATCAAGTCGTGCTGCAGGCTGGCGTCACTCTTGGACGTGCCGCTCGTTCAGGCCGCCCAGAACGTCGTACCCGTGGCTGTCACTGCGGGCGACAAGATCGAAGGGTTACGCCAGTGGGCCTCGGGTCGGTGCCTGTCGGCGGATCGGGCGGGGGTGTATTCCCATGAGCAGCAGCCGTCGCCGGGATCACGAGCGAGGCGGGTGATGCGGGAGCCGGGGGTGAATTGAGCGTTGCGGGGGCGGGTAGGCGGCGTTCTCCGGGCATGGAGGCAGTAGTAGACTTCGGGTCGGCTACTGGCCCCGAGGCCGTCTCGCCCCGCCTTTCCTTGTGACACACGCCATGAACATCCTCGCTCGCTTTTCAGTGCTCTTGGTCGCCCTCCTCGTGTCCGGCTTCTCATTCGGCTTCGCTCTCGTGAGGGCCGACGAGTTGCCCGAGGACACGAACAAGATCGAGAGCCTGACACCAGAGCAGGCGAGGAAACTGGCGAAGGAGTTTTCGGGAACGCGGGTGTGGGTTGAGTCGAAGCGCGGGAAGTACTGCTGCGACCGCTGCCTTGTCCTGAATGGCCTGAAGTCGCTGGACGCTGTAACGGCGAGTGTACTGGCAGGCTATAGCAAAGGCCCTCTTCTGCTCAACGGCCTGACGACGCTCGACGCCGAAACCGCCATGGCGCTCGCGGAGTTCCCCGACGATAGCCTGTACCTCGACGGCCTCGCCACGCTCGACGCCCGCACTGCCAAGGTGGTCGCGCAGTTCAAATGCGGATGGCTATTCCTCAACGGCCTGACCACGCTCGACGCCGACGCGGCAAAATCACTCGCGGCATTCAACGGCTACTATCTTTCCCTCGGCGGCCTGCCCGCGCTCTCTGACGAAGCGACCAAGGCACTGACGCAGCAGAATGGCTTTTCGCTGTCCCTCTACGGCCTGACCACGCTCCCCCCCAAAACCGCCAAGGCACTCGCAGCTGCTGACAAATGGGACGGCCTACTTCCCAACCTCACCGCCCTCGACTCCCCCGACTCTGTCGCCATCGCCAAAGCCCTCGCCACGCGGAAAGGCCCGCTTTACCTCCGCAACCTCAAGAAAATCTCTCCCAAGACGCTCACGGCTTTGATCCAGAAAGAAGACGTCGAAATCCCGCTCATCGAGACGCTGGAGTTGATTCAGGAACCGGATGGGAGCGTCACCGAGGACTTTTTGATCCCCGAGGGCTTCAAGCAGCAATCTCGGTAGCCCAAGAAGCCGAGTGAACCCCGACCAGCCGCGAGGCGATCCCGTCGAAGTCTCTTTTGAAGCCCGGCCGCCAACCTCCGCACCCATGCCGACCGAGTTCAGCACTCACGTCGACCTACATCGGTGCCAGTGCTGAACCGGTTCTATCTTTCTATAGTTCTTTCTCTTCTTCTTTCTGCTTCTATCTACCTATGGGGCACCCCTCGCGGCCCCATCCCTCTGCCCGATAGAAGCCCGCCGTTCGTCCGGGATTTTCGCCCCCTGACTCCGGCTCACGGTGACAGGCGGCTCCATGATCGCCTCGATGGCTGATCGGGCTTTCCAGCGCCCGAAAACCGTCACCAGCCAGAGGGATTTTCCATCCTGAGCCGCCACCGGTCTGTCAGCAGTCTTGGCGGCCGGGCCTTCCATCCAACCATCAAGGAGATCGCGCTTACCGATGTCCACCGCAACCACCACATCCCACGATACCGGCCAGACCAGTTCTCGCCGGACCACAACCCAACCCACCAACACCCCGACAACCCAACTTGAACGCTCCGCCGCCCAGAGACTCCGCACCACGATGGCCGCCGTGAAACTTGCCTTCACGTGGCTGGGCGTGCGAAAGACCCTCGCCCCAGAGCAGCGCACGACGGCGGCCCGAGCGTTCCATGCCGACCGTGAATTGCTCACGGCCAGCAAGACGATTCTCGACCTCAAACACCCCGCCTATCGTGCCGTGGCTGCCGTTCGCTCTGAGGCGTCTTCCTACTGGCGCACGGTCACGCTGCCGTTCCCCGAGGCTGGCATACGGCTCCTCCCCCAGAATTCCCTCGGCCGGTTCGCGCAAACCATGCAGACCTACCGCGAGCGACTCCAAGAAGCCGCCCGGGAACTCGCCGCCCAGTACGACACGATCAAGAGCGAATCCCAGCGGCGCCTCGGCACACTCTTCAACGCCAGCGACTACCCCACCACGCTCGACGGCCTGTTCGATCTGGAAGTCTCGTACCCGACCATCGAGCCGCCGAACTACCTCATGGCCCTGCACCCCGACGTGTACCAAGCCGAGCAGGCCCGGGTTCGTGAGCGGTTCGAGTCAGCCGTCGAACTCGCCGAGCAGGCTTTCGCCACCGAACTCCAGCGGCTCACGGCCCACCTCGCTGAACGCCTGACTGGCCTGCATGACGGCCAGCCAAAAGTTTTCAGGGATTCGGCCGTCGAGAACCTGCGGGAGTTCTTCGAGCGGTTCCGGCGGCTCAACATTCGGTCTAGTCCCGAGTTGGATTCCCTCGTCGAACAAGCCCAGCAGACGATTGCCGGAATCGAGCCGCAGACGCTTCGCGATTCCAACAGGCTCCGGCAGATGGTCGCCCGGGACTTCGAGCAGATTCAGGCCAGCGTCGGCGAACTGCTCGTCGATCGGCCCCGCAGGAACATTCTCAGGCGCGGGGGTGTTGGAGGTGCCGTATGACCAGCGACATGGAGTTGATCGTCGCCGCAGATGGAGTCGCCCGGTGCATCTACGACGAGGCACTGGACCTGCGGGAGATCGGCACGCTGAAGATCACCCGGGCGAGCCACGTGGAGCCAGACGCCGAGGGCTGCTGGTGGGCCGACATGGGGCCTCTTGATGGGCCGGTGCTGGGGCCTTATGGCAGTAGGTCAGAGGCGTTGGGGGCGGAGAGGGAGTGGCTCCGTCGCCAGCACTGATAGATTGTCGGAGTTGCACGATTCTCTTCTTAGTGGTGGTGACCCCATGCCCGTCCTCCTCCAGACCACGCTGCTCCTCATCTGCTCGAACGTCTTCATGACGTTCGCGTGGTATGCCCACCTCAAGGACCTCAACGGCAAACCGTGGTTCATCGCGGCGCTCGTCAGCTGGGGCGTCGCGCTGGCCGAGTATCTCCTCCAGGTCCCTGCAAACCGGATCGGCTACACGACGATGAATCTCGGGCAGCTCAAGATCCTGCAGGAGGTGATCGCGCTGAGCGTGTTCGTCCCGTTCGCCGTGCTCTATATGAAGCAGCCCCTGAAACTCGGCTACCTCTGGGCGGCGCTGTGCATGTGCGGGGCCGTCTACTTCGTGTTCCGCGACTCCTGACGGCGCGGTGCTCAGGGAGGGTGCGTAGCCCGGTGCATCTACGACGAGGTACTAGACCTGCGTGAGATCGGGAAGGTGCAGATCACCCGAGCGAGCCACGTCGAGCCAGATGCCAAGGGCTACTGGTGGGCCGATATGGGGCCGTCAGGAGGGCCGGTGCTGGGGCCTTACGGAAGCAGGTCGGAGGCGTTGGGGGCGGAGCGGGAGTGGCTGCGGCGATCCACGGCGTGACGTCGTGGTTCAGCGACGGGCCACGGAGCGGGCCGTCCGCTGCAACCGCTGGTGGCTGGCGCGATAACTGCTGCTCCACCCTTACTTGAAGCGGTAGACAACCTTCCAGTCCTGCTTCATGTCTACCACTGTCCAACCTCTCGACTTCGCCTCGTCGAGGCCTTTATCCAGCCGGCCGACGCTGGACTTACGGTCGTAGGCGTGTTCCCGATCACCATCCGTATGGTGGACGTAGAGCGCGAAGCGAGGACCTTGCCCAGCAGTGGTCCACTGCAGCATCTGCAGATCCCCGTCGGAGTTACCGAACGCGGCAATGGGCCGCCGGCCGATATGCCGATTGATGCCCACTGGCTTGCCGGCGTTGTCGTCAATGAAGTCGATCTCGGGCAGGCGCACAAGCACGGGCTTGCCGTCCCGCATTTCGAACTTGGTCTTGATACTGCTGCCGATCACCTGCTCAGGCGGGATGCCATAGACCTCCTCGGACCATGGGCGCATGAATTCGATGCCACCGCCGGAAACGATGAAGGTCTTGAAGCCATTTGCCTGCAAGTAGCGGAGGACTTCGAGCATCGGCTGATACACCATCTCCGTGTAGAAGCAGTTGGTCGAAGGGTGCTTTGCCGTGGATATCCACTCCTTCACGATCTCCTCGAACTCCTCGGTGGTGTTTCCCGCGTGGGTAGCCGTGACGATTTCGAGCATCGCATGCTCACCACCTGCCAGCGCGCCCTCTAGGTCGCCCTTGAGCAGCGAGGCGAAGGGTTCCTTATCCTTCCACTCAGGATGCGCCGGTACGAGCGCCTTGACACGGTCGATCGCGAAGGCGAGTTGGACATACATCGGCTGCTCTGCCCACAGCGTGCCGTCGTTATCGAAGACGGCGATCCGCTCGGATGGTGGCACGAAGTCGGGGGATTCCGACTGTGATATCTGTGCCACAAAGGCGAGGATGGACTGCTTAGCCTTGCCGTCGTTCCAGGATGGAAGCGGGTCGCTGGTCTGCGCCGCCGCCAAGCCACCGAGAACCAAGGCAACACCGAAAGCGAGAACAGTCGAGAGGCTGCGTTTCATGGACACCAATCTCTCCTTGGGCAGATGAATCTAGGCCGGTTAACTTACCCCGCTCAGCAGTGTCGGAGCACCGGCGCCCCAGCGAACCCGACGCAAGTCTCGCCGCCGCCTGCCGTTCGGTCAACTTCCGCCCGCAGGCATCCGCGCGTCCTCCGCCAAACATCGCCGGATGACGCCCCCGCTTGAGCCGTGAAGGCCGGGCTGCGTCGAGTTCACCACGCCGACCGCCCGCCTCGACTCGCCCTCTCCCGTTCACCCGTCGGCCCCTCTGGCTGCCGGGCGTGTTCCCTGTCCCGTTCCCCCTTTTCATGGAGATGCTCTGTCATGAGTGACCTCGAACTGATCGACGCCGTGGCCCAGAAGACCGGCGAAGACTCCCACGAGATCCGCCGCCGGGGCTTCATGCTTACTGGCCCCGATGACGCTGGCTCTGATCTGGACCCGGAGTGCCTGCTCGACGTGATGCTGGTCGACCTCCCGGAAACGGGCACGGTCGACTGGGACGCGTTGGGATTCGGCTGCCGTGAGCCGTTTTTCACGAGCACGCTGAAGGCTCGGAAGAAGAGTCGAGCCAAGACCAGCGTGAAGAAGCAGGCAGCCCGAGCGGCGTGACCTGCTGCTGACCGGCTCGAAGACTCCCGTGATCCCAACAAGTGACGGGCGTGGAGTGTGGTGGAGGTGCCCAAGCCTCCCTGCACCCACGCCCGTCGCTTTTTCTACGTGCCTACTTCCCCGGCAAGTCACGGTGGCGTCGAAATCAACACCGCCGTCTGGTCCTACCTGCCGAGGATGGCGGAAACGAATTCGCATCCGCCATCCCGCCCACTTCACACCCGACGCCGAACGACGGAGAAGCCCAAGGCCGCTCCGGGAACTCACTCCGGGCGAGGCGGCACGGCATGATTCTTCCGCACCTCTTCGTGGCCGTTCTCAATGAACTGGCTCACAACGTCGGCATGGGAGTGTATGAGCGATGCCACGTACGGGTCATCGGATGTCTCGACCACACGCACACCCTTGTCCGTGTCTGTGATCTCCATGCTGATCTTGTCGGCATGGCGAAAGACCTCGCGAAACAACGGGTCTCGCATGTGGATTCCGCGGCCTTCCTTCACTCTGGCGTGCATGGCAGCAACGTGCGTCTGGATGCCTGCCGTGACCTCGGGATCGTCGGATTCGGTGACGGTATCCACGCCCTTGTCGGTTCGCGTAATCGTCCGCCTGATCTTGGCTCTGTTGTCGAGTAGGAAGTGGAACCATTTCCTATCCTCGATGAACCGCGGGTCGTCCCACTGACCACGGCCACGTCCCCGCCCGAAGCCTTGTTGAGCGGGGGCAGCTTCCTGATTCACGGCGGAAGGCGGCTCCGCTGCGTGAACCACAAAACCCACGCCTGCGGTAACGAGAGCCACCACGACGTACGTCTGATTCATGTTGTGCCTTTCGGTGGTCCAGTGCGACAGCCCACGAGCGTGTCATCAACGCCATGACGACACATTATGCACACACCTTGATCTCGGCGGCCAACGGTCTGGCCTGCCTTGTGCCGCCATGCAGCACATATGGCGACTGCTTCCCCACACCGCCCACGGGACACCCCGCGGGCACACACACCTCCGTTTCCACGAAAGCGAGAATCAGGATGCTCAAACTCCACGCGGGCGTCTCGAAGAAGGTCGGCCTGCCCGGCTTCTCCAGCGCCTCGGCCAGCTGCACCATCGAGGCCGAACTCGACTCCTCCCTGCTCAACGACACCGCGGGCTTCCAGATCGTCGTCCAGCGGGCATACCAGTCATGCGAGCAGGCTGTCCAAGATGAGATCGCCAGGCTCCAGGGCCACAACGGCGCGAACAACGACGGCACCGATCACGCCACGTCCAGCCAGAACCGCATCCAGGATTTCGCGCCCTCTTCCAGCCCCGACAGCGCCCAGGCCTACTCCGCACTGCCCCACACCACGAACGGGTCACACGCGCGAAGCCAGGGCCCTTCTCGCGCATCCCAGCCGATGGTCGCCCAGGAGCCCGTCTCCGTCATCGAGGTCCGCACGGCTCCGGCCATCCAGGGCGCCACGGTCACGGCCAACCAGCGCGCCCCCGTCCAGCGCATCCCGAGCCAGCCCAGCCCCCGTCCCGCCACGGCTTCTCAGGTGAAAGCCATCAGGGCCATCGCCGCTCGCCGGAAGATCGATCTCGTCGGCCTGCTTCGGGAGCGCTTCGGCCTGACCACCGCGGACGAACTCGGCATCCGGCAGGCTTCGGCTTTGATCGACGAACTCAAGAGCGACGAGGGAACAACCAGCCCGGGCACCAACGGCCATGCGAACGGCAACGGGGCCTACGCCGTGACTGGAGGTGCCCGATGATCGCCGGCGTAGCACAGTTGCCCATCATCACGCCCTCCAGCACCAACCCGGCCAACGAGGTCGCCAAGAAGATCACCGGCCGAGACTACGTGAGCTGGTCGGCTATCTCGACGTTCCGAACCTGCCCGTTGAAATACAAGTTTCGGTACGTCGACGGCCTGCCCGAAGAGTCCGTCTCCAGTGCCCTCGTGTTCGGCACCGGGATTCATTCCGCCGTCGAGCAGCACTTCCAAGCGATACTGTCCGGCGAAGAGCAACCCGACGTCGAGCGGCTCATGTTCGCCTATCGCTCCGCATGGCTGCCGCACGATCCGGACGCGATCTCATTCGGCAGCACGGAGACTCGGGCCTCGCTGGATGCCCTGGCCTCGAAGATGCTCACGGCGTTCCTGAACAGCCCCGTGGCGAGCGTTCAGGGGCGGGTG from Planctomycetia bacterium harbors:
- a CDS encoding ATPase, whose amino-acid sequence is MPKTTRTTTRQPPTAPHSTLTTHLRELVSACFTGLWVQTNEPTEATRDLTSLCRDEGWRLGVWDCDRGMTFPLEPIQMPGVSDAQDPLAVIRALPQVANGSGTTLVVFESLHRFLGATEIVQALARQIHAGKNNRCFVIVLAPVVQIPPELDKLFTVVDHDLPGRAQLEEIARGVATQDGELPEGDELSRVIEAAAGLTASEAENAFSLALVRHGKLEPETLWELKSQQLKKSGLVSLHRGTESFDQLGGLDNLKAFCLRAMRRQGEGTVSNRPRGVLLLSPPGCGKSQFAKALGNETGRPTVVLDVGALLGSLVGQSESNVRAALKLADAMAPCVVFCDELEKALAGSSSSGQTDSGVTARVFGSLLTWLNDHESDVFFVGTCNDASKLPPEFARAERFDGVFFVDLPGRDQKDAIWGIYTRHYGLTANCSRPDDTNWTGAEIKSCCRLASLLDVPLVQAAQNVVPVAVTAGDKIEGLRQWASGRCLSADRAGVYSHEQQPSPGSRARRVMREPGVN
- a CDS encoding haloacid dehalogenase, producing MKRSLSTVLAFGVALVLGGLAAAQTSDPLPSWNDGKAKQSILAFVAQISQSESPDFVPPSERIAVFDNDGTLWAEQPMYVQLAFAIDRVKALVPAHPEWKDKEPFASLLKGDLEGALAGGEHAMLEIVTATHAGNTTEEFEEIVKEWISTAKHPSTNCFYTEMVYQPMLEVLRYLQANGFKTFIVSGGGIEFMRPWSEEVYGIPPEQVIGSSIKTKFEMRDGKPVLVRLPEIDFIDDNAGKPVGINRHIGRRPIAAFGNSDGDLQMLQWTTAGQGPRFALYVHHTDGDREHAYDRKSSVGRLDKGLDEAKSRGWTVVDMKQDWKVVYRFK